From Methanocella paludicola SANAE, a single genomic window includes:
- the thiI gene encoding tRNA uracil 4-sulfurtransferase ThiI, whose product MDFHCVMVRYGEIGIKSEQIRAKYERLLVKNIEAMLRENGIPFEDIVRERGRIFVLSGDRRAPDIIARVFGVVSSSPVAVTGTDIKDVQGTAAALGRETIGMNSSFAIRARRAGDQPYTSQEIGRMCGDAVFEAVRERNPRVDLKGPDHEIFVEMRESRSYVFSKIIKGVGGMPMGSQGKMVALISGGIDSPVAAWLMMRRGCDLIPVFFNNGKFSDKDYTERAMDTIKKLKEWAPGRTFKIYEVPHGDSLREFIDRGNVKYTCVFCKHMMYRTAIEIAKKEGAHGLITGSSLGQVASQTSDNLMIEHYRIDFPIYHPLIGLDKNEIVEIARKIGTYDISVRPATCCKAVPKHPSIHGQLEEIERIEADFDMKALARRELDGAVMTTL is encoded by the coding sequence ATGGATTTTCATTGCGTCATGGTGCGCTATGGCGAGATCGGCATTAAGAGCGAGCAGATCCGCGCTAAGTACGAGCGCCTGCTCGTTAAGAATATAGAGGCTATGCTCCGCGAGAATGGGATCCCATTCGAGGATATCGTCAGGGAGCGGGGCCGTATCTTTGTGTTGAGCGGCGACCGGCGGGCACCGGATATCATCGCGCGCGTTTTTGGGGTCGTCTCCTCGAGCCCCGTCGCCGTTACGGGCACCGACATAAAGGACGTCCAGGGGACGGCGGCCGCCCTGGGCCGGGAGACCATAGGCATGAACAGCTCGTTCGCCATCCGGGCCCGCAGGGCGGGGGATCAGCCCTATACATCACAGGAGATAGGGCGCATGTGCGGCGATGCCGTGTTCGAGGCCGTCAGGGAGCGTAATCCCCGGGTCGACCTGAAGGGCCCGGACCACGAGATATTCGTGGAGATGCGGGAGAGCCGGTCATATGTCTTCTCTAAGATCATCAAGGGAGTGGGTGGCATGCCCATGGGCTCCCAGGGAAAGATGGTCGCCCTCATCTCGGGGGGAATAGACTCCCCGGTGGCGGCGTGGCTCATGATGCGCCGGGGCTGCGACCTCATACCGGTCTTCTTCAACAACGGCAAGTTCTCGGATAAGGACTACACCGAGCGGGCCATGGATACCATCAAAAAATTAAAGGAGTGGGCCCCTGGCCGAACTTTCAAGATCTACGAGGTGCCCCACGGCGACTCGCTCAGGGAGTTCATCGACCGGGGCAACGTGAAGTACACCTGCGTGTTCTGCAAGCACATGATGTACAGGACGGCCATTGAGATCGCTAAAAAAGAGGGCGCCCACGGCCTCATCACCGGCTCGTCGCTGGGGCAGGTGGCCTCGCAGACGTCGGATAACCTCATGATCGAGCACTACCGGATCGACTTTCCCATTTACCACCCGCTCATCGGGCTGGACAAGAACGAGATCGTCGAGATAGCGAGAAAGATCGGCACCTACGATATCTCGGTGCGCCCGGCGACGTGCTGCAAGGCCGTGCCGAAGCACCCGTCCATCCACGGGCAGCTCGAGGAGATCGAGCGCATCGAGGCGGATTTTGACATGAAGGCGCTGGCCCGCCGGGAGCTCGACGGGGCCGTCATGACTACGCTGTAG
- a CDS encoding signal recognition particle protein Srp54 produces MVLDNLGSSLKSAIQKLANAGKIDKEIIDDVVKDIQRALIQADVNVKLVMKLSNRIKERALTEAPPAGMDSREHVLRIVYTELVNIIGKATPIALEPQTIMMVGLQGSGKTTTTAKLARFFSRKGLKPAVICADTYRPGAYDQLSQLCEKLGVMFYGERDNKDAVAIVRNGLKETQKYDVRIVDTAGRHALETELIKEMKDIWGLTNFTHRFLVLDAAIGQQASEQAKAFNDAVGITGVVITKLDGTAKGGGALSAVSDTNTSIAFIGVGETPDDLERFDPDGFISRLLGMGDLKALVEKANEVLSQKDVNVEKMMTGKFTLNDMYSQLEAINKMGPLKQIMSMLPLGGLGNIPDDAYRMTQDKMQGYRIIMDSMTEDEKDDPKLIGSSRIARIAMGSGRAPEDVRELLKYHKMMQKAMKGMKGGGQSNKNLKKIMKQMNIK; encoded by the coding sequence ATGGTGCTCGATAACCTCGGGTCTTCGCTGAAGAGCGCGATCCAGAAGCTCGCCAACGCCGGCAAGATCGACAAGGAAATAATCGACGACGTGGTGAAGGACATCCAGAGGGCGCTGATCCAGGCCGACGTCAACGTGAAGCTGGTCATGAAGCTCTCGAACCGTATCAAGGAGAGGGCGCTGACCGAGGCCCCCCCGGCCGGGATGGACTCCAGGGAGCACGTGCTCCGCATCGTGTATACCGAATTGGTCAATATCATTGGCAAGGCCACGCCCATCGCGCTGGAGCCCCAGACCATCATGATGGTGGGCCTCCAGGGGTCGGGCAAGACCACGACCACGGCCAAGCTGGCCCGCTTCTTCTCCCGTAAGGGCCTCAAGCCTGCCGTGATCTGCGCCGACACGTACAGGCCGGGCGCTTACGACCAGTTAAGCCAGCTTTGCGAGAAGCTGGGCGTCATGTTCTACGGCGAGCGCGACAACAAGGACGCGGTCGCCATCGTGAGGAACGGGCTGAAGGAGACCCAGAAATACGACGTCAGGATCGTCGATACCGCCGGCCGCCATGCCCTCGAGACCGAGCTAATAAAAGAGATGAAGGACATCTGGGGGCTCACGAATTTCACTCACCGCTTTTTAGTGTTAGACGCCGCCATCGGCCAGCAGGCCAGCGAGCAGGCGAAGGCGTTCAACGATGCCGTGGGCATCACGGGCGTCGTCATCACCAAGCTGGACGGCACGGCAAAGGGCGGCGGCGCGCTCTCCGCAGTCTCGGACACGAACACCTCCATCGCCTTCATCGGCGTGGGCGAGACCCCGGACGACCTGGAGCGCTTCGACCCGGACGGCTTCATTTCGCGCCTGCTCGGCATGGGCGACCTGAAGGCGCTCGTGGAGAAGGCCAACGAGGTGCTCTCGCAGAAGGACGTGAACGTCGAGAAGATGATGACGGGCAAGTTCACGCTCAACGACATGTACTCGCAGCTCGAGGCCATCAACAAGATGGGCCCCCTGAAGCAGATCATGTCGATGCTTCCCCTGGGTGGCCTGGGAAATATCCCGGACGACGCCTACAGGATGACCCAGGACAAGATGCAGGGCTACCGCATCATCATGGACTCGATGACCGAGGATGAGAAGGACGACCCGAAGCTCATCGGGAGCAGCCGTATCGCCCGCATAGCCATGGGCTCGGGCAGGGCTCCGGAGGACGTGCGCGAGCTATTAAAATACCACAAGATGATGCAGAAGGCCATGAAGGGCATGAAGGGCGGCGGCCAGAGTAACAAGAACCTGAAGAAGATCATGAAGCAGATGAACATTAAGTAA
- a CDS encoding MFS transporter, translating to MDILKEYVRTICGFHKNVKLLLLRSFLICLYTGIYGILFNLYILNLGYGADFLGLVLSTHVLASSAMSIPAGILCDRFDKRKLMIISGLFSTLAAVPLYLFSSPWALIFFSIAGGVFVSISSVTLTPLLAENCRKDDTVHVFSANSSISWIASILGCALGGVAPGLWGTFAGLQVDSFRLTLLSAVSLLVMGLAVMVLVRENKAAPKCHCSTFSLKDIRLSPDILKFTLTSLTFGVASGMIVPYFNVYFTQSLHMSVLDVGIISAVAGGVMILGFIVTPYLTSKMGKIRTAVATKILAAPFLMGLALTKSFLAAAGAYVAYMFFINMAGPATTSFQMEQIKREEQGFAVGMMMTGNYVAVSASTLVSGLLIAGGNYILPFIATCAFYLITAALLYYYFRDVERPLMMATPIPKAACTAVVDPE from the coding sequence ATGGATATCTTAAAAGAGTACGTTCGCACGATCTGCGGCTTCCATAAGAACGTGAAGCTGCTGTTGCTGCGCAGTTTCCTGATCTGCCTGTACACGGGCATATACGGCATCCTGTTCAACCTGTACATACTGAACCTGGGTTACGGGGCCGATTTCCTCGGGCTGGTGCTCTCGACGCACGTGCTGGCGTCCTCCGCCATGTCCATACCGGCGGGCATCCTCTGCGACCGCTTCGACAAGAGGAAGCTCATGATCATCTCCGGCCTGTTCTCCACGCTGGCAGCCGTGCCCCTGTACCTGTTCTCCTCCCCCTGGGCGTTGATCTTCTTCAGCATCGCCGGAGGCGTGTTCGTCTCGATAAGCTCCGTGACGCTGACGCCCCTCCTGGCGGAGAACTGCAGGAAGGACGACACGGTGCACGTGTTCAGCGCCAACTCCTCCATAAGCTGGATCGCGTCGATATTGGGCTGCGCGCTGGGCGGGGTCGCGCCAGGATTGTGGGGCACGTTCGCCGGGCTTCAGGTCGACAGCTTCCGGCTGACGCTGCTCTCGGCCGTCTCACTGCTCGTGATGGGCCTTGCCGTGATGGTCCTGGTCAGGGAGAACAAGGCCGCCCCGAAATGCCACTGCTCGACCTTCTCGCTCAAGGACATCCGGCTCTCGCCGGACATTTTAAAATTCACGCTCACGAGCCTGACCTTCGGCGTCGCCTCGGGCATGATCGTCCCCTACTTTAACGTCTACTTCACCCAGTCGCTCCACATGAGCGTGCTCGACGTCGGCATAATATCGGCGGTCGCAGGGGGCGTCATGATCCTCGGGTTCATCGTCACGCCCTACCTCACCTCGAAGATGGGCAAGATAAGGACCGCCGTGGCGACGAAGATACTGGCAGCCCCCTTCCTGATGGGGCTGGCGCTCACGAAGAGCTTCCTGGCCGCCGCCGGCGCCTACGTGGCCTACATGTTCTTCATCAACATGGCGGGCCCCGCCACGACGAGCTTCCAGATGGAGCAGATAAAGAGGGAGGAGCAGGGCTTCGCCGTGGGCATGATGATGACCGGGAACTACGTGGCCGTGTCCGCCAGCACCCTGGTAAGCGGCCTGCTGATCGCCGGAGGCAACTACATCCTGCCGTTCATCGCGACCTGCGCCTTCTACCTCATCACGGCCGCGCTCCTGTACTACTACTTCAGGGACGTGGAGCGTCCCCTGATGATGGCCACGCCCATCCCGAAGGCCGCCTGTACGGCCGTCGTGGACCCGGAGTAG
- a CDS encoding MFS transporter: MTITGILQRNVRLFIIRSFILSVYTGIYDVIFNLYILDLGFHEDFLGTMLAVSLLTSSIASVPAGILCDRFNKRKMMLLFSLLSFFSLVPLFLTSSPAVLLFFSALGGLCGSVGAVCATPLLTENCERDTVRIFSMNSAFSWMASIVGCTAGGIMPGIIMRLLPGAGQYRMAMLLALGLLLAGWSMLLLMKDGKPAPSRRKPLKIQFSPNLLRFTLISALTGVGTGAIVSYFNIYFVKVLGAGPSEIGIVFAVTNALMVVGFAITPRISSWLGKVRATTLTQMASIPFLILMALTTNFMVGSFAYTSRMFLMNLGGPALTSLQMEMIDPDERGFAIGFMSTVSGIVVAAATYLGGLFMAQGNYLVPYAATCVAYVLAACLLYRYFRGAERSPDSAIVEQAQRYKLSA, encoded by the coding sequence GTGACCATTACCGGCATACTACAGAGGAACGTCAGGCTCTTCATCATCCGCTCGTTCATCCTGAGCGTATACACGGGCATCTACGACGTCATTTTTAACCTTTACATTCTCGACCTGGGGTTCCACGAGGACTTCCTGGGGACGATGCTGGCCGTCAGCCTGCTGACCTCGTCGATAGCCTCAGTGCCGGCAGGCATACTCTGCGACCGCTTCAACAAGCGGAAGATGATGCTGCTCTTCAGCTTGCTGTCCTTCTTCTCCCTGGTGCCGTTGTTCCTCACCAGCTCGCCGGCGGTGCTGCTGTTCTTCAGCGCCCTGGGAGGATTGTGCGGGTCCGTGGGCGCCGTGTGCGCCACGCCGCTGCTCACGGAGAACTGCGAGAGGGACACGGTCCGCATCTTCAGCATGAACTCCGCGTTCAGCTGGATGGCGTCCATCGTCGGGTGCACGGCCGGCGGCATAATGCCGGGTATCATCATGCGGCTGCTTCCGGGCGCCGGGCAGTACAGGATGGCCATGCTCCTTGCCCTCGGGCTGCTCCTCGCCGGATGGTCCATGCTCCTGCTCATGAAGGACGGGAAGCCGGCCCCTTCGAGGCGAAAGCCGCTCAAGATACAGTTCTCGCCGAACCTGCTCAGGTTCACGCTCATCAGCGCCCTCACCGGCGTGGGCACCGGCGCCATCGTGTCCTACTTCAACATCTACTTCGTGAAAGTGCTGGGCGCCGGGCCCTCGGAGATCGGCATCGTGTTCGCCGTGACCAACGCGCTCATGGTCGTAGGGTTCGCCATCACGCCCCGCATCTCCTCCTGGCTGGGAAAGGTGCGGGCCACCACGCTTACGCAGATGGCGTCCATACCGTTCTTGATCTTAATGGCGCTGACCACGAACTTCATGGTCGGCTCTTTCGCCTACACGTCAAGGATGTTCTTGATGAACCTGGGCGGGCCGGCGCTCACCAGCCTGCAGATGGAGATGATAGACCCGGATGAGAGGGGCTTCGCCATCGGGTTCATGTCCACGGTGAGCGGCATCGTGGTCGCGGCGGCCACGTACCTGGGCGGCCTGTTCATGGCGCAGGGGAACTACCTGGTCCCTTACGCCGCGACGTGCGTCGCCTACGTCCTCGCGGCCTGCCTCCTCTACCGCTACTTCAGGGGCGCCGAGAGATCGCCTGACAGCGCCATCGTGGAACAGGCACAAAGATATAAACTCTCCGCGTGA
- the trmY gene encoding tRNA (pseudouridine(54)-N(1))-methyltransferase TrmY, with protein sequence MRTFVIVAHKAVTTPKFSLNDLPGGAGRMDIIARCINASLFLSHDLRRDVDTCAVLLGDPSPPVTIRFNGEKVRYLSPDERSAAALIKKALEKGAPPTGEEESTPGVHISKCSFADVIESLDNIVYLHEDGEDIRKADLKGDEAYVLSDHQNLTPEEEAILEKKGARKVSLGKKLYHADHCIVMVNHELDLREVK encoded by the coding sequence ATGCGGACTTTCGTCATCGTGGCCCATAAGGCCGTCACCACTCCCAAATTTTCTTTAAATGATCTTCCCGGCGGCGCCGGCCGCATGGACATCATCGCCCGGTGCATCAACGCCTCCTTATTCTTATCGCACGACCTTCGCCGTGACGTGGACACCTGCGCCGTGCTGCTCGGCGACCCCAGCCCGCCGGTGACGATACGGTTCAACGGCGAAAAGGTCCGCTACCTGAGCCCCGATGAGCGCAGCGCCGCCGCTCTCATCAAGAAGGCGCTGGAGAAGGGCGCCCCGCCCACCGGGGAGGAAGAGTCGACTCCCGGAGTGCACATTTCAAAGTGTTCATTCGCTGATGTGATCGAAAGCCTTGATAACATCGTCTACCTGCATGAGGATGGCGAGGATATCCGTAAGGCCGATCTCAAGGGCGACGAGGCCTACGTGCTGAGCGACCACCAGAACCTGACGCCCGAAGAAGAGGCCATTTTAGAGAAGAAAGGGGCACGCAAGGTCAGCCTGGGTAAAAAGCTGTACCATGCCGACCATTGTATCGTGATGGTAAACCATGAGTTAGACCTTCGGGAAGTAAAATAA
- a CDS encoding 4Fe-4S dicluster domain-containing protein: MTEVIVHDPGLCTGCRQCMTACSFRNYKTYNYDLSLCKVIDGPHGDFVRVHCQHCRDPMCMAACPAGAIKKDEATGFVTIDKMLCIGCKACVWACPISIPQMQRGLKAMAKCDMCGGDPECIKVCSAKAIKFVTREEGMKIIRSITK; the protein is encoded by the coding sequence ATGACTGAGGTAATAGTCCACGACCCCGGCCTGTGCACCGGCTGCAGGCAGTGCATGACCGCGTGTTCTTTTAGGAATTATAAGACCTACAATTACGATCTTTCCCTCTGCAAGGTCATCGACGGCCCGCACGGCGACTTCGTGAGAGTCCACTGCCAGCACTGCAGGGACCCGATGTGCATGGCCGCCTGCCCCGCCGGGGCGATAAAGAAGGACGAGGCCACAGGCTTCGTCACCATCGACAAGATGCTCTGCATCGGGTGCAAGGCGTGCGTGTGGGCATGCCCCATATCCATACCGCAAATGCAAAGAGGCCTCAAGGCAATGGCCAAATGTGACATGTGCGGCGGGGACCCCGAGTGCATCAAGGTGTGCTCGGCCAAGGCCATCAAGTTCGTCACCCGCGAGGAAGGCATGAAGATCATCCGGAGTATCACTAAATGA
- a CDS encoding cation:proton antiporter encodes MLSTSLLLSVLLILVVGKALGIVAEKVGMPSLVGELLTGIILGPVALGIIQPAAAGAEDPLRFLADLGIIFMMFLMGLSIDIESVFKTNARSATSITLIGAALVFTFSTAIMAAVGMALGQDIYFSVLQGLIIGIGLTSTSTVIGFRYLTDIGDRFSNVFKTLVAVEVTDGIFSIMALAVLLSIVGVISTASGSAIDTNGFMSEIGWSTFKLFLLMLGFIIFVIKFGGVVTDTLLGVSRKSGGEQSSQAIITLSLIVLFGVATMSDWLGLTYVIGAFLAGAILAGSPYTSTVIEPRIKAIGYGLFIPIFFAYTGISMDFGALLQGPALIVPGGIHLPLYLLLFAGLLVIVMGGKYIGTIAGCALSGGYKDNEPRRIGFSLMCAGEDALVIGGIGTSVLLNGSPLVTSELLSIIGLVVLVSSLIAPILIQRSFRDQDYSPPIAPRTKQSLGGKPKGRVKGL; translated from the coding sequence GTGTTATCGACAAGCCTTCTATTATCGGTACTGCTCATTCTTGTCGTCGGCAAGGCTTTGGGGATCGTGGCCGAGAAGGTCGGGATGCCCTCGCTGGTGGGCGAGCTACTGACGGGCATCATCCTTGGCCCCGTGGCCCTCGGCATCATCCAGCCTGCTGCCGCCGGGGCAGAGGACCCCCTCCGGTTCCTGGCCGACCTGGGCATCATCTTCATGATGTTCCTGATGGGCCTGTCGATCGATATCGAGAGCGTTTTCAAGACCAACGCCAGGAGCGCTACGTCCATCACGCTCATCGGCGCCGCGCTCGTGTTCACCTTTTCCACCGCCATCATGGCCGCCGTGGGCATGGCGCTGGGCCAGGACATTTACTTCTCCGTGCTCCAGGGCCTCATCATCGGCATCGGCCTCACGTCCACTTCTACCGTCATCGGCTTCCGTTATTTGACGGACATCGGCGACCGCTTCTCGAACGTGTTCAAGACGCTCGTGGCCGTCGAGGTCACGGACGGCATCTTCTCGATCATGGCGCTTGCCGTGCTCCTCTCCATCGTCGGGGTCATTTCCACGGCCTCCGGCAGCGCCATCGATACGAACGGCTTCATGTCCGAGATCGGCTGGTCAACGTTCAAGCTGTTCCTGCTGATGCTCGGCTTCATCATCTTCGTGATAAAGTTCGGAGGCGTAGTCACGGACACGCTGCTGGGCGTCTCCAGGAAGAGCGGCGGCGAGCAGTCCAGCCAGGCCATCATCACGCTATCGCTGATCGTCCTGTTCGGCGTGGCCACGATGAGCGACTGGCTGGGCCTGACGTACGTCATCGGCGCGTTCCTCGCAGGCGCCATCCTGGCGGGCTCCCCGTACACGAGCACGGTCATCGAGCCGAGGATCAAGGCGATCGGCTATGGCCTTTTCATCCCGATCTTCTTCGCCTACACGGGCATCTCGATGGACTTCGGCGCCCTGCTCCAGGGCCCTGCCCTGATAGTGCCCGGCGGCATCCATCTCCCGCTGTACCTTCTGCTGTTCGCGGGCCTCCTGGTCATCGTGATGGGCGGGAAGTATATCGGTACGATCGCGGGCTGCGCCCTTTCCGGCGGGTATAAGGATAATGAGCCGAGGCGTATCGGCTTTTCGCTGATGTGCGCGGGCGAGGATGCCCTTGTCATCGGCGGTATCGGTACCTCGGTGCTTTTGAACGGCTCGCCCCTGGTCACGTCGGAGCTGTTGTCCATCATCGGCCTTGTGGTGCTCGTTTCTTCGCTTATCGCGCCTATTCTTATTCAGCGTTCGTTCAGGGACCAGGATTATTCTCCGCCTATTGCGCCTCGTACTAAGCAGAGTCTGGGCGGTAAGCCTAAGGGACGTGTAAAGGGCCTGTAG
- a CDS encoding MFS transporter, producing MMSNYVQALKNFSTNARMYLAFSFLTSLYVGMASVIFNLYIIKLGYNEQFLGLIISATMIATGVFAFPAAQVCDRIGSKKSLLVSCILSSIVSFLLYILTGQEWLLLLSLLSGIVSTVPTIIAAPFMVENSTAEDRIYLFSFNFALFVVATVMGMAIGGYLPQVWSSVFGVDGGNILSFRYTLYASLAVSVVSIIPLFFLREKKKVCVEAPKLGSMIKELAASNVVKRLVTISCLIGFGAGLIVPFFNVYFSKMLSASPGQIGLIFALAQASMAVGAMAVPFMVSRIGKVKTVSLTYLMSIPFLIVLAISTNLYVAGAAYVLRMLFMNMSVPISNSFSMEIVHSEEMASVSSLTSMGNYIAIAVSSFIAGILMSYGSYLLPYAATCLFYLAAAVLYFRFFRKYEDGHREPARTKAAVGQ from the coding sequence ATGATGAGTAATTACGTTCAAGCCCTAAAGAACTTCTCGACGAACGCCAGGATGTACCTGGCCTTCAGCTTCCTTACGTCATTATACGTGGGAATGGCCAGCGTCATCTTTAACCTATACATCATCAAGCTCGGGTACAACGAGCAGTTCCTCGGCCTCATCATATCGGCCACCATGATCGCCACGGGCGTGTTCGCCTTCCCGGCGGCCCAGGTGTGCGACCGAATTGGCAGTAAAAAGAGCCTGCTCGTCTCCTGCATCCTATCGAGCATCGTATCGTTCTTACTGTATATTCTGACCGGCCAGGAGTGGCTGCTCCTGCTTAGCCTCCTGAGCGGCATCGTCTCTACCGTCCCCACGATCATCGCCGCGCCCTTCATGGTCGAGAACAGCACGGCCGAGGACCGGATCTATTTATTCAGCTTCAACTTTGCATTGTTCGTCGTGGCCACGGTGATGGGCATGGCCATCGGCGGATACCTGCCCCAGGTATGGTCGTCCGTGTTCGGCGTCGACGGGGGTAACATCCTCTCGTTCCGGTATACGCTTTACGCGTCGCTGGCCGTATCCGTCGTGTCCATCATTCCCCTGTTCTTCCTCAGGGAGAAAAAGAAGGTCTGCGTCGAGGCCCCGAAGCTGGGCTCAATGATCAAGGAGCTGGCAGCGTCGAACGTCGTGAAGCGGCTGGTGACGATAAGTTGTTTGATAGGATTTGGCGCGGGCCTCATCGTGCCCTTCTTTAACGTTTACTTCAGCAAGATGCTCTCGGCCTCGCCGGGCCAGATAGGCCTTATTTTTGCTCTGGCGCAGGCCTCCATGGCCGTGGGCGCAATGGCCGTGCCCTTCATGGTCTCCCGCATCGGGAAGGTCAAGACCGTGTCGCTGACCTACCTGATGTCCATACCCTTCCTCATCGTGCTCGCCATATCCACGAACCTGTACGTCGCAGGTGCCGCCTACGTCCTCAGGATGCTGTTCATGAACATGTCCGTGCCCATCAGCAACAGCTTCTCCATGGAGATCGTGCACAGCGAGGAGATGGCCTCGGTATCGAGCCTCACCTCCATGGGCAACTACATCGCCATCGCCGTCAGCTCATTTATTGCGGGTATCCTCATGTCCTACGGCTCCTACCTGCTGCCCTACGCCGCGACCTGTTTATTCTATCTGGCGGCCGCCGTGCTCTACTTCCGGTTCTTCCGTAAGTACGAGGACGGCCACCGCGAGCCCGCCCGCACTAAGGCTGCCGTCGGGCAATGA
- a CDS encoding sugar phosphate isomerase/epimerase family protein: MMKKAKGIRLGFSTLSIFMRPPESWADTAIKDNFNAMEILCEGPMWPRSGLWKEKLLGAGNNGLDVYLHAPTVDLNPASVNRGIREETLKQLKEALDMAAGIGASHVTTHPGIIHKPLPRIWEMCMEYAMQVLGEAADYAKGHNVTLSIENMPNKPTYLCTSAEELDKFRRNCGCGVTIDVGHAITCPDPVSFLRLGGISYLHVNDNMGDKDSHLCPGDGILDLNLLKMHDRMIIELNDYGNVIRARDVILRTLF; the protein is encoded by the coding sequence ATGATGAAAAAAGCGAAGGGTATCAGGCTGGGCTTTTCGACGCTCTCCATCTTCATGAGGCCGCCGGAGTCGTGGGCCGATACGGCCATCAAAGATAATTTTAACGCCATGGAGATACTGTGCGAGGGCCCCATGTGGCCCCGCTCCGGGTTGTGGAAGGAGAAGCTCCTGGGCGCGGGAAACAACGGCCTGGACGTGTACCTGCACGCCCCCACCGTGGACCTGAACCCGGCCAGCGTGAACCGGGGCATCAGGGAGGAGACGCTTAAGCAATTAAAGGAGGCCCTGGACATGGCGGCCGGCATCGGGGCGAGCCACGTCACGACCCATCCGGGCATCATACACAAGCCGTTACCTCGCATCTGGGAGATGTGCATGGAGTACGCCATGCAGGTGCTGGGCGAGGCGGCCGACTATGCGAAAGGACATAACGTCACCCTCTCCATCGAGAACATGCCCAATAAGCCCACATACCTGTGCACGAGCGCCGAAGAGCTGGATAAGTTCAGGCGCAACTGCGGCTGCGGCGTCACCATCGACGTGGGCCACGCCATCACCTGCCCCGACCCGGTATCGTTCCTCAGGCTGGGCGGCATCTCCTACTTGCACGTCAACGACAACATGGGCGACAAGGACTCCCACCTCTGCCCGGGAGACGGCATACTGGACCTGAATTTACTCAAGATGCACGACCGCATGATCATCGAGCTCAACGACTACGGGAACGTCATCCGGGCGAGGGACGTCATCCTCCGCACGCTATTCTAA
- a CDS encoding DUF2209 domain-containing protein has product MAVDISGRHKLADGRYHLVCVAVSAVLSPFDVEKIEDMRIYHEEADDVSVETVADLIKRAATRYRGAVVTEPGEFYNYPEWRVEAILGRKFKYAESVGERKAIEVAHHVSLAVHRMLHE; this is encoded by the coding sequence GTGGCGGTGGATATCTCGGGCAGGCATAAGCTGGCTGATGGCCGATACCATCTGGTATGCGTGGCCGTGTCGGCCGTCCTCTCCCCGTTCGACGTCGAGAAGATCGAGGACATGCGGATATACCACGAGGAGGCGGACGACGTTTCCGTGGAGACGGTCGCCGACCTGATCAAGCGGGCGGCCACCCGGTACAGGGGGGCTGTCGTAACGGAGCCCGGCGAGTTCTACAATTATCCGGAGTGGCGGGTGGAGGCCATACTCGGGAGAAAGTTCAAATACGCGGAGAGCGTGGGCGAAAGAAAGGCCATCGAGGTCGCGCACCACGTTTCGCTGGCCGTGCACAGGATGCTTCATGAATAG
- a CDS encoding DUF1328 family protein: MDGLIWLAVLFLVLALVAYILGARGIAGFSMEIARWLVIIFVILAIIVFLFGGRVFLPAPLFLNG; the protein is encoded by the coding sequence ATGGATGGTCTCATCTGGCTGGCAGTACTGTTCCTGGTACTGGCGCTGGTCGCCTACATTCTCGGAGCTAGAGGAATTGCCGGGTTCAGCATGGAGATCGCAAGATGGCTTGTGATCATCTTTGTTATCCTGGCGATCATCGTGTTCCTGTTCGGAGGCAGGGTGTTCTTACCGGCACCGCTGTTCCTGAACGGCTAG